The Cellulomonas sp. P24 genome contains a region encoding:
- a CDS encoding NAD-dependent epimerase/dehydratase family protein, producing MAPVAERHWDAVIDVARQPGHVRRAVRDLSTSHWVFISSGNVYADFSTLDQDENAPVRAPLDSDVMADMSTYGEAKVACEDAVRASGVSATIVRSGLIGGPGDVSGRSGYWPWRFAHPTGDDVIVPDDPDFPCALIDVRDLAAWIVAAAEQHLDGTFNATGPTTTFREVLATAAHVATSTARPRPVPAATLAELGIGAWMGPATLPLWIDDPAWRGFATMTTDRARAAGLTTRPLMDTLRDTLEYENQRTEPRQAGLTDDEERRVRSALIAHRE from the coding sequence TTGGCGCCCGTCGCCGAGCGTCACTGGGACGCCGTGATCGACGTGGCGCGGCAGCCGGGGCACGTCCGCCGGGCGGTTCGCGACCTGAGCACGTCGCACTGGGTCTTCATCTCCTCCGGCAACGTCTACGCGGACTTCTCCACCCTCGACCAGGACGAGAACGCTCCGGTCCGTGCGCCGCTCGACAGTGACGTGATGGCCGACATGTCGACCTACGGCGAGGCCAAGGTGGCGTGCGAGGATGCCGTCCGCGCCAGCGGGGTCTCCGCCACGATCGTGCGATCAGGGCTGATCGGAGGACCGGGTGACGTGTCCGGACGGAGCGGGTACTGGCCGTGGCGGTTCGCCCACCCCACCGGCGACGACGTGATCGTCCCCGACGACCCTGATTTCCCGTGCGCGCTGATCGACGTGCGCGACCTGGCCGCCTGGATCGTCGCGGCCGCCGAGCAGCACCTCGACGGGACGTTCAACGCCACGGGCCCGACGACGACGTTCCGCGAGGTCCTCGCCACCGCCGCGCACGTGGCCACGAGCACCGCCCGACCACGGCCTGTCCCCGCCGCGACGCTCGCGGAGCTCGGGATCGGCGCCTGGATGGGGCCGGCCACACTGCCGTTGTGGATCGACGATCCCGCATGGCGCGGCTTCGCCACGATGACCACCGACCGGGCACGCGCCGCCGGCCTCACGACCCGCCCTCTGATGGACACGCTGCGCGACACCCTCGAGTACGAGAACCAGCGCACAGAACCCCGACAGGCCGGCCTGACGGACGACGAGGAACGACGCGTGAGGTCCGCTCTCATCGCGCACCGCGAGTGA
- a CDS encoding MerR family transcriptional regulator has protein sequence MPPHGERLLTIGEFSRLSQLSVRMLRYYDEHDVLRPSRVDRHSGYRSYAPTLLFAARWVRELRDIGLGVHEIAACVPVLDDPRAVRAVLERQRTRLIAEAADVVDRIREVDHLVTALEGPVMSVSITHRTNPARVTASVRDTIPTYADEGRLWERLMPALFTAGATLAPDARAIAVFHDEDYKESDCDVEVQLDVAAPFAASGDVRCVEVPAQEVAVAVLNGPYDGIGAVMEAVGRWVPENGYRFAGPMFNVYLVSPHEDPEPSHWVTEVCVPVARFASSDVPGAAVPNAR, from the coding sequence ATGCCTCCCCACGGCGAGCGACTGCTGACGATCGGCGAGTTCTCACGGCTGTCCCAGCTGAGCGTCCGCATGCTTCGGTACTACGACGAGCACGACGTGCTGCGCCCGTCCCGGGTGGACCGCCACTCGGGCTACCGCTCCTACGCCCCGACGCTGCTGTTCGCGGCGCGCTGGGTGCGCGAGCTGCGCGACATCGGGCTCGGGGTCCACGAGATCGCGGCCTGCGTGCCGGTCCTCGACGACCCACGTGCCGTGCGCGCGGTGCTCGAGCGGCAACGGACGCGGCTCATCGCCGAAGCCGCCGACGTCGTCGACCGGATCCGGGAGGTGGACCACCTCGTCACCGCACTGGAGGGACCTGTCATGTCCGTCTCGATCACGCACCGCACCAACCCGGCTCGTGTCACCGCGTCCGTCCGCGACACCATCCCGACCTACGCCGACGAGGGCCGGCTGTGGGAGCGCCTCATGCCGGCGCTGTTCACCGCCGGGGCCACCCTCGCACCCGACGCGCGTGCCATCGCCGTCTTCCACGACGAGGACTACAAGGAGTCCGACTGCGACGTGGAGGTCCAGCTCGACGTCGCGGCCCCGTTCGCCGCATCCGGCGATGTCCGCTGCGTCGAGGTGCCCGCCCAGGAAGTCGCGGTCGCCGTGCTCAACGGCCCGTACGACGGCATCGGTGCCGTCATGGAGGCGGTGGGCCGATGGGTTCCGGAGAACGGGTACCGGTTCGCCGGCCCGATGTTCAACGTGTACCTCGTCTCGCCGCACGAGGACCCGGAGCCCAGCCACTGGGTGACGGAGGTGTGCGTGCCGGTCGCCCGCTTCGCCTCGTCGGACGTTCCCGGTGCCGCTGTACCCAATGCGCGATGA
- a CDS encoding GyrI-like domain-containing protein, producing the protein MTADNDLRRDHPRLYRAPDVPVRLTVPPLRFVMVDGSGDPNTSPGYADAVSMLYAVSYGVRGLVKQSGGTPWTVLPLEGLWWADDMSAFIAGSRGDWLWTMMIAQPEVVTVDLIELAVSAAVAKGRAAAADRLRFEAFDEGDVVQVMHHGPYADEGPTIAALHAFAADHGWERVGKHHEVYLNDPRRVAPAAMRTILRQPVAAA; encoded by the coding sequence ATGACCGCGGACAACGACCTGCGACGCGATCATCCCCGGCTGTACCGCGCGCCTGATGTGCCCGTCCGGCTGACGGTCCCGCCGCTGCGCTTCGTGATGGTCGACGGGTCGGGTGACCCAAACACGTCACCGGGTTATGCGGACGCCGTCAGCATGCTCTACGCGGTGAGCTACGGCGTGCGCGGTCTCGTCAAGCAGTCCGGTGGCACACCATGGACCGTGCTGCCGCTGGAGGGTCTGTGGTGGGCGGACGACATGTCCGCCTTCATCGCCGGAAGCCGCGGCGACTGGCTCTGGACGATGATGATCGCCCAGCCCGAGGTGGTGACCGTCGATCTGATCGAGCTAGCCGTGTCGGCGGCGGTCGCCAAGGGTCGGGCGGCCGCGGCTGACCGGCTGAGGTTCGAGGCGTTCGACGAGGGCGACGTCGTCCAGGTCATGCACCACGGTCCGTACGCCGACGAGGGGCCGACCATCGCCGCGCTGCACGCGTTCGCCGCCGACCACGGGTGGGAACGGGTCGGGAAGCACCACGAGGTGTACCTCAACGATCCTCGTCGGGTGGCGCCCGCGGCGATGCGGACGATCCTGCGGCAACCGGTGGCCGCGGCCTGA
- a CDS encoding nitroreductase family deazaflavin-dependent oxidoreductase yields MAETNDWNAKIIEEFRANAGKVGGPFADAPLTLLHHRGRSSGREYIAPVMYLADDADPATIYVFASKAGAPTHPEWYHNLLTAGRTEVEVGTQTYEVTVTEVLGPDRDRLFAEQAGRYPGFAGYAEKTAGVRTIPVLALRRV; encoded by the coding sequence GTGGCCGAGACGAACGACTGGAACGCGAAGATCATCGAGGAGTTCCGCGCGAACGCCGGCAAGGTCGGCGGACCGTTCGCCGACGCACCGCTCACGCTCCTCCATCACCGTGGGCGCTCGAGCGGACGCGAGTACATCGCACCCGTGATGTACCTCGCCGACGATGCGGACCCCGCGACGATCTACGTGTTCGCGTCGAAGGCCGGCGCGCCGACGCACCCGGAGTGGTACCACAACCTCCTCACGGCAGGGCGCACCGAGGTCGAGGTCGGGACGCAGACCTACGAGGTCACCGTGACCGAGGTGCTCGGCCCGGATCGTGACCGACTCTTCGCCGAGCAGGCCGGCCGCTACCCGGGCTTCGCCGGCTACGCGGAGAAGACAGCGGGAGTCCGCACGATCCCGGTCCTCGCGCTGCGCCGGGTCTGA
- a CDS encoding aldo/keto reductase, whose protein sequence is MRYRTLGHSGAVVSTYALGTMTFGNEADETTSHAILDDYVAAGGNLIDTADVYTAGTSEEIVGRWLAAHPTERDQMVLATKGRFPMGDGPNDHGTSRRHLRVALDASLRRLGVEHIDLYQMHAWDAITPLEETLRFLDDAVRAGKIGYYGFSNFLGWQLTKAVHVARALGFAPPVTLQPQYSLLVREIESEIVPASLDAGIGLLPWSPLGGGWLTGKYQRDTDPTGATRLGENPNRGMEAWEPRNKQERTWRIIDAVGEIAANHGADHAQVSLAWLEARPAVTSVILGARTQAQLADNLGAAAIALTPDETELLDTVSAPVLGDYPYGAGGTAQRHRSIVGGR, encoded by the coding sequence ATGCGCTATCGCACTCTCGGTCATAGCGGGGCCGTCGTCTCCACCTACGCCCTCGGCACCATGACCTTCGGCAACGAGGCCGACGAGACCACCTCCCACGCGATCCTCGACGACTACGTCGCGGCCGGCGGGAACCTGATCGACACGGCTGACGTGTACACCGCAGGCACCTCGGAAGAGATCGTCGGGCGATGGCTCGCCGCGCACCCCACCGAGCGCGACCAGATGGTCCTCGCCACCAAGGGGCGTTTCCCCATGGGCGACGGACCCAACGACCACGGGACGTCCCGCCGTCACCTCCGCGTCGCGCTCGACGCGTCCCTGCGCCGACTCGGCGTGGAGCACATCGACCTCTACCAGATGCACGCCTGGGATGCGATCACCCCGCTCGAGGAGACCCTGCGCTTCCTCGACGACGCGGTGCGTGCCGGGAAGATCGGCTACTACGGGTTCTCGAACTTCCTCGGCTGGCAGCTCACGAAGGCCGTGCACGTCGCGCGCGCCCTCGGCTTCGCGCCGCCGGTCACGTTGCAGCCCCAGTACAGCCTGCTGGTCCGCGAGATCGAGTCCGAGATCGTGCCGGCGTCCCTCGACGCGGGCATCGGCCTGCTCCCGTGGTCTCCGCTCGGGGGCGGCTGGCTCACCGGCAAGTACCAGCGCGACACCGACCCGACCGGAGCGACGCGCCTCGGTGAGAACCCGAACCGGGGGATGGAGGCGTGGGAACCCCGGAACAAGCAGGAGCGCACCTGGCGCATCATCGACGCGGTCGGCGAGATCGCGGCGAACCACGGGGCCGACCACGCACAGGTGTCCCTCGCCTGGCTCGAGGCCCGTCCCGCGGTGACCTCGGTCATCCTGGGTGCGCGCACCCAGGCACAGCTCGCCGACAACCTGGGTGCAGCTGCCATCGCCCTCACCCCGGACGAGACCGAGCTCCTCGACACGGTGAGCGCACCGGTCCTCGGCGACTACCCGTACGGTGCGGGCGGCACCGCACAGCGTCACCGGTCGATCGTCGGCGGTCGCTGA
- a CDS encoding polysaccharide deacetylase family protein: MLAALVIVTASACTGPDEGSPSPARSTQSPVGPTSSAGATSSAPSPSTPPTATPSAPPAPTSAAPPPPSPASIPDAWRGIDVTRLPTTRQVVALTFDAGASDTGVRPILDTLTRYHVRATFFVTGAFARAFPDAVRAITAAGHPIGNHSDTHPDFTVTTTAQIQAELAAAERSIVALTGVPAKPLFRFPYGARTVLDIQVVNAAGYIPFRWTVDTLGWKGTSGGVDAATVLQRVLDAAQPGQIVLMHVGANPTDGTTLDADALPAVIEGLAARGYTFVDLREMLG, from the coding sequence ATGCTCGCCGCACTCGTGATCGTGACCGCATCCGCATGCACCGGACCGGACGAGGGTTCTCCCTCCCCTGCCCGCTCGACGCAGTCGCCCGTCGGGCCGACCTCATCGGCCGGGGCGACGTCGTCAGCGCCGTCGCCGTCCACGCCACCGACTGCGACCCCGTCAGCGCCACCCGCACCGACCTCGGCTGCGCCGCCACCTCCCTCTCCTGCATCGATCCCCGACGCCTGGCGAGGGATCGACGTCACGCGCCTCCCCACCACCCGGCAGGTCGTCGCCCTCACCTTCGACGCGGGCGCGTCCGACACAGGTGTGCGCCCGATCCTCGACACCCTCACCCGGTACCACGTCCGCGCCACGTTCTTCGTGACCGGAGCGTTCGCGCGAGCCTTCCCGGACGCCGTGCGGGCGATCACCGCGGCGGGCCACCCGATCGGCAACCACAGCGACACGCACCCGGACTTCACGGTCACGACGACCGCCCAGATCCAGGCCGAGCTCGCCGCGGCGGAGCGGTCGATCGTCGCTCTCACCGGGGTACCGGCGAAGCCCTTGTTCCGGTTCCCGTACGGCGCGCGCACCGTTCTCGACATCCAGGTCGTCAACGCTGCCGGGTACATCCCCTTCCGGTGGACCGTCGACACGCTCGGGTGGAAGGGCACGAGCGGGGGCGTCGACGCGGCCACGGTGCTCCAGCGCGTCCTGGATGCAGCGCAGCCGGGCCAGATCGTCCTCATGCACGTCGGTGCGAACCCGACCGACGGCACGACCCTCGACGCCGACGCCCTGCCCGCCGTCATCGAGGGTCTGGCCGCACGCGGCTACACGTTCGTCGACCTGCGGGAGATGCTCGGCTGA
- a CDS encoding SulP family inorganic anion transporter, whose product MSGSAGRGWIDELLPGIGVARRYERAWLRPDLTAGVALFALVIPAGMAYAEVAGLPPVTGLYATIVPLLVYAVIGPSRVLVLGPDSSLAPMIAAAVLPLALGSTERAVALAGLLAVLMGLVLVVGRVLRLGFVTGLLSRPIRVGYLNGIALVVIVGQLPKLVGMSVPGGSVWETFGQTVSGIAAGRANGPAVLVGVASWAVIVLARRWGSPVPGVLIAVVGAIVATAALQLGARVPVVGALPQGLPTPALTGLHPVDAAELLAPAVGIALIAFADTGVLSRTLAGRHGYVVGGNQEMGALGVANVASGLLGGFPVSGSASRTPVAVQAGARTQLAGVVAAGLVLVFMTLLPGVTAYLPSSTLAAVVIVAASSFVDVRALVRLARMSRSETALLVAAFLGVAFIGVLQGIVVAIGLSLAAFVRRAWDPYRAELVRLDGTPGYHDVSRHPAGRRLPGLVLARFDAPLFFANGAVFVAFVKELVESAPQPVRWVVVAAEPITGIDTTALDDLIELDEYLDRRGTDLVFAEMKGPVKDRLLRFGAGARFGPEHFFPTVGSAVKAYRRRFRAGPDADGPERPDGTDGADGPRPA is encoded by the coding sequence ATGAGCGGGTCCGCGGGGCGCGGGTGGATCGACGAGCTCCTGCCTGGCATCGGTGTCGCACGGCGGTACGAGCGCGCCTGGCTCCGGCCCGACCTCACCGCCGGAGTGGCGCTCTTCGCCCTGGTGATCCCCGCCGGGATGGCCTACGCCGAGGTCGCCGGCCTGCCGCCCGTCACCGGGCTGTACGCGACCATCGTGCCGCTGCTCGTCTACGCGGTCATCGGCCCGTCGCGCGTGCTCGTGCTCGGACCGGACTCGTCGTTGGCCCCGATGATCGCCGCCGCGGTGCTGCCCCTGGCACTCGGGAGCACGGAGCGAGCGGTCGCCCTGGCCGGGCTCCTGGCCGTGCTGATGGGTCTGGTGCTCGTCGTCGGCCGGGTGCTGCGCCTGGGCTTCGTGACGGGCCTGCTGTCGCGACCGATCCGGGTCGGCTACCTCAACGGCATCGCCCTCGTGGTGATCGTCGGTCAGCTCCCCAAGCTGGTCGGGATGTCCGTCCCCGGCGGATCGGTGTGGGAGACCTTCGGTCAGACGGTCAGCGGCATCGCCGCCGGCAGGGCGAACGGTCCGGCGGTGCTGGTCGGCGTCGCGTCGTGGGCGGTCATCGTGCTCGCGCGACGGTGGGGCTCTCCCGTCCCCGGCGTGCTGATCGCGGTCGTCGGGGCGATCGTCGCCACTGCGGCGTTGCAGCTGGGTGCGCGCGTCCCGGTGGTCGGGGCGCTCCCGCAGGGCCTGCCGACGCCGGCGCTGACGGGGCTGCACCCTGTGGATGCGGCGGAGCTGCTCGCTCCGGCCGTCGGCATCGCCCTGATCGCCTTCGCGGACACCGGTGTGCTCTCCCGGACGCTCGCCGGCCGCCACGGCTACGTGGTCGGTGGCAACCAGGAGATGGGAGCGCTCGGCGTCGCCAACGTCGCGAGCGGGCTGCTCGGCGGGTTCCCGGTGTCCGGGAGCGCCTCCCGCACGCCCGTCGCGGTGCAGGCAGGCGCGCGCACCCAGCTCGCCGGCGTGGTGGCTGCGGGTCTCGTCCTCGTCTTCATGACGCTGCTCCCCGGGGTCACCGCGTACCTGCCGTCCAGCACGCTGGCTGCGGTCGTGATCGTCGCGGCGTCGTCCTTCGTGGATGTGCGTGCCCTCGTCCGCCTGGCGCGGATGAGCCGGAGTGAGACCGCGCTCCTGGTCGCGGCCTTCCTCGGTGTCGCGTTCATCGGGGTGCTCCAGGGCATCGTCGTGGCGATCGGCCTGTCGCTCGCCGCGTTCGTCCGGCGGGCCTGGGACCCGTACCGCGCGGAGCTCGTGCGCCTCGACGGGACGCCCGGGTACCACGACGTCAGTCGGCACCCCGCCGGTCGGCGCCTTCCGGGGCTCGTGCTCGCGCGTTTCGACGCGCCGTTGTTCTTCGCGAACGGTGCCGTCTTCGTCGCGTTCGTGAAGGAGCTCGTCGAGAGTGCGCCGCAGCCCGTGCGATGGGTGGTCGTCGCCGCCGAGCCGATCACCGGGATCGACACGACGGCGCTCGACGACCTCATCGAGCTCGACGAGTACCTCGATCGGCGGGGGACCGACCTGGTCTTCGCCGAGATGAAGGGACCGGTCAAGGACCGCCTCCTGCGCTTCGGAGCAGGCGCACGGTTCGGCCCGGAGCACTTCTTCCCGACGGTCGGCAGCGCCGTGAAGGCGTACCGGCGGAGGTTCCGGGCAGGCCCGGACGCGGACGGCCCGGAACGGCCCGACGGGACGGACGGCGCCGACGGTCCCCGGCCGGCGTAG
- a CDS encoding CYTH and CHAD domain-containing protein — protein sequence MAVHREIEVKLGAPEHGALPDLTELDGVTAVDPPVVVELDAVYLDTVDRRLAAVGITLRRRTGGADEGWHLKLRVGADERAEIHAAWSETDVPDYLAASLRSRLRGAAVVPVARVSTRRTLHRLRDAAGQVVAEVVDDEVTAQDLTAAAGAEALQTWREWEVELVAGDRALLAEAQGSLRAAGGTVPWWSSKVLRALGVESPDAARHGRRRVTAATVLRLFLRAARDELASWDVQVRRSEPDAVHQMRVTLRELRSALGTFRDVLDHEPSAWVRDEIGWLGGVLGAARDAEVVRDLAIELVAAEPPGLLRGSVAARLGADRAAAHGAAMADVTRALDSERYRVLLDALDRLVADPPFTAVAAEPAADVLPRRVRREWARLDRAVGAVDTASPGESRDRALHEARKAAKRARYSAETLVPVVGRAAIRSARAAQELQTLLGDHHDTVTVRETLERAALEAARAGEDTFTYGRLHALAQSRAEMLERRLPEVVERLGSGRRRRWMR from the coding sequence ATGGCGGTACATCGTGAGATCGAGGTCAAGCTCGGCGCTCCGGAGCACGGTGCACTGCCCGACCTGACCGAGCTCGACGGCGTCACGGCGGTCGACCCGCCGGTCGTCGTCGAGCTCGACGCGGTGTACCTGGACACGGTGGATCGGCGGCTGGCCGCCGTCGGCATCACCCTGCGCCGTCGGACCGGCGGCGCGGACGAGGGCTGGCACCTCAAGCTGCGCGTCGGCGCTGACGAGCGGGCGGAGATCCACGCGGCCTGGAGCGAGACCGACGTCCCCGACTACCTCGCGGCGTCGCTCCGCTCCCGGCTGCGCGGTGCGGCGGTGGTGCCGGTGGCGAGGGTGTCCACGCGACGCACGTTGCACCGCCTCCGGGACGCCGCCGGCCAGGTGGTCGCCGAGGTCGTCGACGACGAGGTCACCGCCCAGGACCTCACGGCAGCCGCCGGGGCCGAGGCGCTCCAGACCTGGCGCGAGTGGGAGGTCGAGCTCGTGGCGGGCGACCGGGCACTGCTGGCCGAGGCGCAAGGCTCGCTCCGGGCCGCCGGCGGAACCGTCCCGTGGTGGTCCTCCAAGGTGCTGCGGGCGCTCGGCGTGGAGTCGCCGGACGCCGCACGTCACGGTCGCCGTCGGGTCACGGCAGCGACGGTGCTCCGACTGTTCCTTCGCGCCGCACGCGACGAGCTCGCCTCCTGGGACGTCCAGGTACGCCGGTCCGAGCCGGATGCGGTGCACCAGATGCGGGTCACCCTGCGGGAGCTCCGCAGCGCCCTCGGGACGTTCCGGGACGTGCTGGACCACGAGCCCAGCGCGTGGGTGAGGGACGAGATCGGCTGGCTCGGCGGGGTGCTCGGAGCTGCACGGGACGCCGAGGTGGTCCGCGACCTCGCGATCGAGCTCGTCGCGGCCGAGCCACCCGGTCTGCTCCGTGGGTCGGTGGCCGCGCGGCTCGGAGCGGACCGTGCCGCAGCACACGGTGCGGCGATGGCCGACGTCACTCGCGCGCTCGACTCGGAGCGGTACCGGGTGCTGCTCGACGCGCTGGACCGCCTGGTGGCGGACCCACCGTTCACCGCGGTCGCGGCCGAACCTGCCGCAGACGTCCTGCCGCGTCGGGTGCGTCGCGAATGGGCCCGGCTCGACAGAGCCGTCGGGGCGGTGGACACCGCCTCCCCGGGCGAGTCACGGGACCGTGCCCTCCACGAGGCGAGGAAGGCAGCGAAGCGCGCGCGGTACTCCGCCGAGACGCTGGTGCCGGTCGTCGGCCGGGCGGCGATCCGGTCGGCGCGCGCCGCCCAGGAGCTGCAGACCCTGCTCGGGGACCACCACGACACCGTCACGGTCCGCGAGACCCTCGAACGGGCGGCGCTCGAGGCTGCGCGTGCCGGCGAGGACACGTTCACCTACGGGCGACTGCACGCCCTCGCCCAGTCGCGCGCCGAGATGCTCGAGCGGCGGCTGCCGGAAGTCGTCGAGCGCCTCGGATCGGGGCGCCGCCGCCGTTGGATGCGCTGA
- a CDS encoding glutamine amidotransferase, which yields MKPFLLLASRAEDDVADAEYAAFLRFGGLDEGALRRVRLEAEPLPDLDLAEWSGIVVGGSPYTSSDPEASKSPTQRRVEAELDALVPEIVDRGVPFLGACYGVGTLGRYRGGVVDRTYAEPVGPVEIHLTESGRGDPLLAGLPEAFTAFVGHKEACRSLPAGATLLASSPSCPVQMFRVGAHAYATQFHPELDLPGVVHRVEVYRDSGYFAPHEIDTVVARLGTIPVDQPHRILANFVELYAR from the coding sequence GTGAAGCCGTTCCTGCTGCTGGCCTCCCGTGCCGAGGACGACGTCGCCGATGCGGAGTACGCGGCCTTCCTCCGGTTCGGCGGTCTCGACGAGGGCGCGCTGCGTCGTGTGCGGCTCGAGGCGGAGCCGTTGCCGGACCTCGACCTCGCGGAGTGGTCGGGGATCGTCGTCGGCGGCAGCCCGTACACGTCAAGCGACCCTGAAGCGAGCAAGAGCCCCACTCAGCGCCGCGTCGAGGCCGAGCTCGACGCCCTGGTCCCTGAGATCGTCGACCGAGGGGTGCCGTTCCTCGGCGCCTGCTACGGGGTCGGGACCCTCGGCCGCTACCGCGGTGGTGTCGTCGACCGCACCTACGCCGAACCGGTCGGGCCGGTCGAGATCCACCTCACCGAGTCGGGGCGTGGCGACCCGCTCCTCGCCGGGCTGCCGGAGGCGTTCACCGCGTTCGTCGGGCACAAGGAGGCGTGTCGCTCGCTGCCGGCGGGCGCGACCCTCCTCGCGTCCTCGCCCTCGTGCCCCGTGCAGATGTTCCGGGTCGGCGCGCATGCGTACGCGACCCAGTTCCACCCCGAGCTCGACCTGCCCGGCGTCGTGCACCGGGTCGAGGTGTACCGCGACTCCGGGTACTTCGCACCGCACGAGATCGACACGGTCGTCGCCCGGCTGGGCACGATCCCGGTCGATCAGCCGCACCGCATCCTGGCGAACTTCGTGGAGCTCTACGCCCGCTGA
- a CDS encoding DUF2993 domain-containing protein: MSARGVTAGMVALALVVGGVVVVDRVAAGEAHDAVVQQVRSNVPDLVGDPRVEVLGFPFLNQLVAGRLTDVRVHLDGARLDGLTVSAVDLEAHGVGTSSPYTVQRALVHATLSFATVRSLIAERTGLDLDLRAAGDTLVATAAVLGFPVSATLRPRPTVGAVRLELVAVTLAGVAVPVDAMPADLRTALSDLAVPVDGLPAGVELTGTAVVAGGVRVTLTAADVALSDLMGSSRG; the protein is encoded by the coding sequence ATGAGTGCACGTGGAGTCACGGCCGGCATGGTGGCGCTGGCCCTCGTGGTCGGTGGGGTCGTGGTGGTCGACCGTGTGGCCGCCGGCGAGGCCCACGACGCCGTCGTCCAGCAGGTGCGCTCGAACGTCCCGGACCTCGTGGGTGACCCCCGGGTGGAGGTCCTCGGCTTCCCGTTCCTCAACCAGCTCGTGGCGGGCCGGCTGACCGACGTCCGCGTGCACCTCGACGGCGCGCGTCTCGACGGTCTCACCGTCTCCGCCGTCGACCTCGAGGCGCACGGAGTCGGCACGTCCTCCCCCTACACGGTCCAGCGTGCGCTCGTGCATGCCACGCTCTCCTTCGCGACGGTGCGATCGCTCATCGCCGAACGGACCGGGCTGGACCTCGACCTTCGGGCCGCCGGTGACACGCTCGTCGCCACGGCCGCCGTCCTCGGATTCCCCGTGAGTGCGACCCTGCGGCCCCGCCCGACGGTCGGCGCGGTACGGCTGGAGCTGGTCGCCGTCACGCTGGCCGGCGTCGCCGTCCCGGTCGACGCGATGCCCGCCGACCTGCGCACCGCGCTCAGCGACCTCGCGGTCCCTGTCGACGGGCTCCCGGCAGGAGTCGAGCTCACCGGCACGGCTGTCGTGGCTGGTGGCGTCCGCGTCACGCTCACGGCGGCGGACGTCGCGCTGTCCGACCTCATGGGTTCCTCCCGAGGCTGA